One Panicum virgatum strain AP13 chromosome 9K, P.virgatum_v5, whole genome shotgun sequence genomic region harbors:
- the LOC120651280 gene encoding uncharacterized protein LOC120651280, with product MINLLIKKLKVKGYWKKKCSSLERKREKKLQAFREELLAQFAGRTETPLVQTAARSIDQSEDTPTFEKSVLPNASETRSFQTAEKSVDPSEAMQSVQNSVTSTPSKTPSPQTAAKSTIPEKATPKVQKSAAKTPASKATRSVSQNNKKYISRVQLMNAATKRVWTRSQKET from the exons ATGATAAACTTGCTGATCAAAAAGCTGAAAGTGAAAGGATATTGGAAGAAAAAATGCAGCAGTttagagaggaagagagaaaaaaaattacaagcaTTTAGGGAAGAACTCCTAGCACAGTTTGCAGGTCGTACAGAAACCCCATTAGTTCAG ACTGCTGCAAGAAGCATTGACCAAAGTGAAGATACACCAACATTTGAGAAAAGTGTTCTTCCAAATGCAAGTGAAACCCGATCATTTCAG ACTGCTGAAAAAAGTGTCGACCCAAGTGAAGCTATGCAAAGTGTTCAAAATAGTGTTACTTCTACTCCCAGTAAAACCCCATCACCTCAG ACTGCCGCCAAAAGCACCATCCCAGAAAAAGCAACACCAAAAGTACAGAAAAGTGCTGCCAAAACTCCAGCTTCTAAGGCGACACGAAGTGTTTCTCAGaacaacaaaaaatatatttctcgGGTTCAACTTATGAATGCTGCTACCAAACGTGTGTGGACAAGAAGTCAAAAG GAAACTTAA